A single Flavobacterium sp. 1 DNA region contains:
- a CDS encoding RND family transporter — MIKWFSLGFWELIARVVLRNRILMLSIVAAITALLAMQWKNIHFTHTEANMLPDDNIVNIEYKAFLDKFGEEGNLVIIGVKDKTFFTPKAYAAWAKLMNSLKEDKAVDLVISINDLKKLQKNEPLQKFELVPFVDQSKTTDKAYLEKIKKELFNDMPFYEGLLFNKRSGTIRSAIYLDKKIVNTPARKDFITDRLVPAVEAFEKETKIDLRVSGMPYIRTLNSQTIISEISLFIGASLLVTSLLFFFFFRSFRATLISIVIVIIGVMWSFGFLGLLNYEITVLTALVPSLIIVIGIPNCIFLTNKYHQEYKIHRNKAKALQRVTTKVGMATLMTNVTTAIGFFTFITSNNKLLIEFGNVTSINILALFFLCIIVIPIFHSYIPAPKDRHIEHLDRGYVKSFMDWILRNVKESRFSIYVVAVSLLVISIIGIYKMRISGSIIEDMPKKAPFFKDILFFEKEFDGVMPLEIMIDTKHKKGVMKLSTLKRMEELETAIDEIPELSKPISIVNLVKYSKQAYYNGNPEYYELPTSQEQAFILSYAKNSTKKGKGDLMKSYVDSTGQFARITTFMRDDNGGVMPIIEAEIRKKADKIFPPDRYHVTITGKALVFQKGTGYLLNNLLSSLVFAFFLTALLIGFMFRSFKMILVSIIPNLLPLLLTAGIMGFFDIPLKPSTILVFGIAFGLSVDDTVRFLAQYREELKKNDWKIRKSVYATFNDAGLSMFYTSIVLFFGFSVFMLSSFGGTIALGGLVSLTLLFGMLSNLMLLPALVLTLNKTLANEQEFIEPKIEILEFTDEEIDDFEKK, encoded by the coding sequence ATGATCAAATGGTTTAGCTTGGGGTTTTGGGAATTAATAGCCAGAGTCGTACTTCGAAATAGAATTTTAATGTTATCGATTGTTGCAGCGATAACGGCTTTATTGGCAATGCAATGGAAAAACATCCATTTTACGCATACAGAAGCCAATATGTTACCCGATGACAATATTGTAAATATAGAATACAAAGCCTTTTTAGACAAGTTTGGCGAAGAAGGAAATTTGGTCATTATTGGTGTAAAGGACAAAACATTTTTCACCCCAAAAGCTTACGCAGCATGGGCAAAATTAATGAACAGCCTAAAAGAAGACAAAGCAGTTGATTTAGTTATTTCGATAAATGATCTAAAGAAATTACAAAAAAACGAACCTCTTCAAAAATTCGAATTAGTTCCTTTTGTTGATCAAAGCAAAACCACAGACAAAGCATATCTTGAAAAAATAAAAAAAGAGCTTTTTAATGATATGCCTTTTTACGAAGGACTGCTCTTCAATAAAAGATCAGGAACAATACGTTCAGCCATTTATTTGGACAAAAAAATTGTAAATACTCCAGCCAGAAAGGATTTTATTACAGACCGATTAGTTCCTGCCGTAGAAGCATTTGAAAAAGAAACCAAAATAGACCTTCGTGTTTCTGGAATGCCTTACATCCGAACACTTAATTCGCAGACTATTATAAGTGAAATAAGTCTTTTCATAGGAGCCTCATTACTAGTAACTTCATTGCTTTTCTTTTTCTTTTTCAGAAGTTTTAGAGCCACTTTAATTTCAATAGTTATTGTGATTATTGGGGTAATGTGGTCTTTTGGTTTCTTAGGATTGTTAAATTATGAAATCACTGTTTTAACGGCTTTAGTTCCTTCTTTAATAATTGTAATTGGAATTCCGAACTGTATTTTCCTTACCAATAAATACCATCAGGAGTACAAAATCCACCGAAATAAAGCCAAAGCACTGCAGCGTGTTACTACCAAAGTAGGAATGGCAACTCTTATGACTAATGTAACTACCGCAATTGGTTTTTTCACTTTTATAACTTCAAATAACAAACTGCTTATTGAGTTTGGAAACGTAACTTCGATTAACATTCTGGCATTGTTCTTTTTGTGTATTATAGTGATTCCAATATTTCATAGTTACATTCCTGCACCAAAAGACCGTCATATTGAACACCTTGACAGAGGTTATGTAAAATCATTTATGGACTGGATTTTGCGGAATGTAAAAGAAAGCCGTTTTTCTATTTATGTGGTTGCTGTTTCATTGCTTGTAATCAGTATTATCGGAATTTACAAAATGCGCATCTCTGGCAGTATAATAGAAGATATGCCTAAAAAAGCGCCTTTTTTTAAGGATATACTCTTCTTCGAAAAAGAATTTGACGGAGTAATGCCTTTGGAAATCATGATTGACACCAAACATAAAAAAGGAGTCATGAAACTTTCTACACTCAAGCGAATGGAAGAACTGGAAACTGCAATTGATGAAATTCCTGAACTATCAAAACCTATTTCGATTGTAAATCTGGTAAAATATTCCAAACAGGCTTACTATAACGGAAACCCGGAATATTACGAATTGCCGACTTCACAGGAACAGGCTTTCATTTTGTCGTATGCCAAAAATTCCACCAAAAAAGGCAAAGGTGACTTGATGAAAAGCTACGTAGATTCGACAGGTCAATTTGCCCGAATTACCACTTTCATGCGTGATGATAACGGAGGCGTAATGCCTATAATTGAAGCTGAAATCCGCAAAAAAGCCGATAAAATTTTTCCTCCGGACAGATATCATGTAACTATTACGGGAAAAGCATTGGTCTTCCAGAAAGGAACAGGCTACTTGCTGAACAATCTGCTTTCATCATTGGTTTTTGCCTTTTTCCTAACCGCACTTTTAATTGGATTTATGTTCCGTTCCTTTAAAATGATTTTGGTTTCTATTATTCCAAATTTATTGCCGTTACTGTTAACCGCCGGAATTATGGGCTTTTTTGATATTCCGCTGAAACCTTCAACGATATTGGTTTTCGGGATTGCCTTTGGTCTTTCGGTAGATGATACCGTCCGATTCTTGGCGCAATACCGAGAAGAATTAAAGAAAAACGACTGGAAAATCCGAAAATCAGTATATGCTACTTTTAACGATGCCGGTTTGAGCATGTTCTATACTTCTATTGTATTGTTCTTTGGATTTTCGGTGTTTATGCTGTCTAGTTTTGGCGGTACTATTGCACTTGGCGGGTTAGTTTCGCTGACTTTATTGTTCGGAATGCTGTCTAATTTAATGTTATTGCCTGCTTTGGTTTTAACCCTGAACAAAACATTGGCAAACGAACAGGAATTTATCGAGCCAAAAATTGAAATCCTGGAATTCACGGACGAAGAGATTGATGATTTTGAGAAAAAGTAG
- a CDS encoding Hsp20/alpha crystallin family protein — translation MNFIKSNGGQAPALHRLFFDDIFGRDFFNLENNNFSTTNTTLPSVNIKETKDSYEVEVAAPGMNKNDFKITLDGNHLVISSMKEHELATDDENFSRREFSYQSFQRSFELPKNVVDEDKIIAHYENGLLLLSIPKREEAKQKPPRMIEIS, via the coding sequence ATGAATTTTATTAAAAGCAATGGGGGTCAAGCTCCTGCTTTACATCGTTTGTTTTTTGATGATATCTTTGGCCGTGATTTTTTCAATTTGGAAAATAACAATTTTTCAACAACAAATACTACGCTGCCTTCTGTAAACATCAAAGAGACTAAAGACAGCTACGAGGTTGAAGTCGCCGCTCCAGGTATGAACAAAAATGACTTCAAGATTACACTTGACGGTAACCACTTGGTTATTTCTTCGATGAAGGAGCATGAACTAGCTACTGATGACGAAAATTTCAGCCGTAGAGAGTTTAGTTACCAATCATTTCAGAGAAGTTTCGAATTACCTAAAAACGTAGTGGATGAGGATAAAATAATAGCTCATTATGAAAACGGACTTTTATTGTTGTCTATTCCAAAACGTGAAGAGGCTAAACAAAAACCTCCAAGGATGATCGAAATTTCGTAA
- the asnS gene encoding asparagine--tRNA ligase produces MRHTKVKDLLNSTTTLQEINAKGWVRTFRNNQFIALNDGSTINNIQCVVDFENTPDETLKRITTGAAVSVTGTLIESKGAGQKYEIQVAKLEILGDSDPEKFPMQPKKHSLEFLRENAHLRVRTNAFGAIMRVRSVLSYAVHSYFQQKGFVYVNTPIITGADAEGAGEMFQVTSLPLDNLPKNEEGAIDYKKDFFGKHTNLTVSGQLEGETFAMALGQIYTFGPTFRAENSNTSRHLAEFWMIEPEVAFNNLDDNMDLAEDFIQYVIKYTMEKCADDLKFLEGRLLEEEKSKPQAERSEMALLEKLNFVLENNFKRVSYTEAIDILRDSTPNKKKKFQYIINEWGADLQSEHERYLVEKHFKCPVILFDYPANIKAFYMRLNEDGKTVRAMDILFPGIGEIVGGSQREERFDVLVEKMKALGIDEEELWWYLDTRRFGSAVHSGFGLGFERLVLFVTGMTNIRDVIAFPRTPQNAEF; encoded by the coding sequence ATGAGACACACAAAAGTTAAAGACTTATTAAACAGTACAACAACTTTACAGGAAATTAATGCCAAAGGCTGGGTTAGAACTTTTAGAAATAATCAGTTTATTGCCTTAAATGATGGTTCAACTATCAATAATATACAATGTGTTGTCGATTTTGAAAATACTCCTGATGAAACTTTAAAGAGAATTACAACTGGCGCTGCAGTTTCGGTTACAGGAACTTTGATCGAGAGCAAAGGTGCTGGACAGAAATATGAGATTCAGGTTGCTAAACTTGAAATATTGGGAGACTCCGATCCAGAGAAATTCCCGATGCAGCCTAAAAAACATTCACTGGAATTCCTGCGTGAAAATGCGCATTTAAGAGTTCGAACAAATGCTTTTGGAGCGATTATGCGTGTGCGTTCGGTTTTATCGTATGCAGTTCACAGCTATTTTCAGCAAAAAGGCTTTGTATATGTAAATACGCCAATCATCACAGGAGCAGATGCAGAAGGTGCTGGGGAAATGTTCCAAGTGACTTCGCTGCCATTGGATAATTTACCTAAAAACGAAGAAGGCGCTATTGATTATAAAAAAGATTTCTTCGGAAAGCACACTAACTTAACGGTTTCTGGACAATTGGAAGGCGAAACTTTTGCAATGGCTTTGGGACAGATTTATACTTTTGGACCAACATTCAGAGCAGAAAACTCGAACACTTCACGCCATTTGGCTGAATTTTGGATGATTGAACCAGAAGTGGCTTTCAATAATTTGGATGACAATATGGATTTGGCAGAAGATTTTATCCAATATGTAATTAAATACACAATGGAAAAATGTGCCGATGATTTAAAGTTTCTGGAAGGAAGACTTTTGGAAGAAGAAAAATCAAAACCACAGGCTGAAAGAAGTGAAATGGCTTTGCTGGAAAAATTAAATTTTGTTTTAGAAAACAACTTCAAACGCGTTTCTTATACTGAAGCGATTGATATTTTAAGAGATTCGACTCCAAACAAAAAGAAAAAATTTCAATACATCATCAACGAATGGGGAGCTGATTTACAATCGGAACACGAGCGTTATTTGGTAGAAAAACACTTTAAATGTCCTGTAATCTTATTTGATTATCCAGCGAACATCAAAGCTTTCTACATGCGCTTGAACGAAGACGGAAAAACGGTCCGTGCGATGGATATTCTTTTCCCTGGAATTGGAGAAATCGTAGGAGGCTCGCAAAGAGAAGAACGTTTTGATGTTTTGGTCGAAAAAATGAAAGCCTTAGGAATCGACGAAGAAGAATTATGGTGGTACTTGGATACTAGAAGATTTGGTTCGGCTGTTCACTCCGGTTTTGGACTTGGATTTGAAAGACTGGTACTTTTTGTAACCGGAATGACAAACATACGTGACGTAATTGCGTTCCCGAGAACACCTCAAAATGCGGAATTTTAG
- the rpoN gene encoding RNA polymerase factor sigma-54: MLKQFLNLKISQKLSPQQIQLMKLIQLPTQAFEQRLLEEMNENPALESGKEEDDYEKDEFDTEEYDDYEDSESDRMDAEDINIDEYLSSDDTPDYKTQANNYSDDDDTKETPFAAAISFHQDLINQLNTFILNDEERDIAEFLVGSIDDTGYIRRSTADLVDDMAFTQGIYTTEKQVETILNIIHALEPTGVGARDLQECLLLQLKHKTPTESVDLATAIIDQHFDAFVRKHYDKLIQKFGISNEQLKNAIHEIERLNPKPGGSFSGNSKITENIVPDFAIRIVDGELELTLNGRNAPSLHISKDYQEMMQTYKESKDKSSSQKDAVQFIKQKLDSAKWFIDAIKQRQDTLFVTMNAIMHYQKDYLLDGDETRLKPMILKDIADMIGLDISTVSRVANSKYVETPYGTKLIKEFFSEAMKNDQGEDVSTLEIKRILQNTIEEEDKKNPLPDDLLAEILKEKGYPIARRTIAKYREQLEIPVARMRKKL; the protein is encoded by the coding sequence ATGCTAAAGCAATTTTTAAATTTAAAAATATCCCAGAAATTATCTCCGCAGCAAATCCAGTTGATGAAGTTAATTCAATTGCCTACGCAAGCATTTGAACAGCGATTGCTGGAAGAAATGAATGAAAATCCTGCTCTGGAGTCTGGAAAAGAGGAGGACGATTATGAAAAAGACGAGTTTGACACTGAAGAATACGATGATTATGAAGATTCAGAATCTGACAGAATGGATGCTGAAGATATTAACATAGACGAGTATTTAAGCAGCGATGACACTCCCGACTATAAAACGCAAGCCAATAATTACAGCGATGATGACGACACTAAAGAAACGCCATTTGCTGCAGCAATAAGTTTTCACCAAGACCTCATCAATCAATTAAACACTTTTATCCTTAACGACGAAGAGCGTGATATTGCCGAATTTTTGGTAGGAAGCATAGACGACACAGGATATATCCGAAGAAGCACTGCTGATTTGGTAGATGACATGGCATTTACCCAAGGTATTTACACTACTGAAAAGCAAGTGGAAACAATCTTGAATATCATTCACGCTCTGGAACCGACTGGTGTTGGAGCACGCGATTTACAGGAATGTTTATTACTGCAGCTCAAACACAAAACACCAACAGAATCTGTCGATCTAGCAACAGCCATAATCGATCAGCATTTTGACGCTTTTGTGAGAAAACATTACGACAAACTGATTCAAAAATTCGGCATCTCTAACGAACAGCTTAAAAATGCGATCCACGAAATTGAAAGACTCAATCCAAAACCAGGAGGATCATTTTCCGGAAATAGTAAAATTACCGAAAATATAGTACCTGATTTCGCAATCCGTATTGTTGACGGCGAACTGGAGCTCACCTTAAATGGAAGAAATGCACCTTCACTGCATATTTCCAAAGATTATCAGGAAATGATGCAAACGTATAAAGAGTCGAAAGATAAATCAAGCTCACAAAAAGATGCCGTACAGTTTATTAAACAAAAGCTAGACTCGGCAAAATGGTTTATTGATGCTATAAAACAACGTCAGGACACTTTGTTTGTCACGATGAATGCCATTATGCATTATCAAAAAGACTATTTATTGGATGGTGACGAAACGCGTTTAAAGCCAATGATTCTAAAAGATATTGCCGATATGATCGGACTGGACATATCGACCGTTTCAAGAGTTGCAAACAGTAAATATGTTGAGACTCCCTATGGAACAAAGCTGATAAAAGAATTCTTCTCGGAAGCCATGAAAAATGATCAGGGTGAAGACGTATCTACTCTCGAAATCAAAAGAATTTTACAGAATACTATTGAAGAAGAAGACAAAAAAAACCCTTTGCCAGATGATCTTTTGGCCGAAATACTCAAAGAAAAAGGATATCCAATTGCTAGAAGAACCATAGCTAAATATCGCGAACAACTGGAAATTCCTGTGGCCCGAATGAGAAAAAAACTCTAA
- a CDS encoding porin family protein, which produces MMRLFLGCFLFLSFFKGFSQEAAFSIDTLNVKIDSLYREDQFYAGLNYNSIVKKPEGLSQEKISFGFTAGFLRDFPLNKSRTFAVAPGIGLSFNNYIQNMSIVGTNNNPIYSIIPSTVNHDKNRFEQLRVELPIELRWRNSTPESFQFFRIYGGFKVSYLLYDKSVYDDGNEKIVIKNNKDFEELLYGVYLSMGYSAFNLQVYYGLNSFFKSTAQIDSISITMNTLSVGVVFYIL; this is translated from the coding sequence ATGATGCGATTATTTCTTGGCTGTTTTCTTTTTTTGTCATTTTTTAAAGGGTTTTCTCAGGAGGCAGCGTTTTCAATTGATACATTAAATGTCAAGATTGACAGCCTTTACAGAGAAGATCAGTTTTATGCTGGACTTAATTACAATTCAATTGTAAAAAAACCGGAAGGTCTTTCGCAAGAAAAAATATCGTTTGGTTTTACTGCAGGATTCCTTAGAGATTTCCCGCTTAATAAGAGCAGGACTTTTGCAGTTGCTCCAGGGATTGGTTTGTCATTTAATAATTACATTCAAAATATGTCTATTGTGGGCACTAATAATAATCCAATCTATAGTATAATCCCCTCCACCGTTAATCATGATAAAAACAGATTCGAACAATTGCGGGTAGAATTGCCAATTGAATTGAGATGGCGTAATTCGACTCCGGAATCTTTTCAGTTTTTTAGAATATACGGCGGTTTCAAAGTCAGTTATTTATTGTATGATAAATCTGTTTATGATGATGGCAATGAGAAGATTGTCATAAAAAACAATAAAGATTTTGAAGAGTTGCTTTACGGTGTATATCTTTCAATGGGATATAGCGCTTTTAACCTGCAGGTGTATTATGGATTGAATTCTTTTTTTAAATCCACGGCTCAAATTGATTCGATATCAATTACTATGAATACTTTAAGTGTGGGTGTGGTTTTTTATATTTTATAG